One part of the Glycine soja cultivar W05 chromosome 11, ASM419377v2, whole genome shotgun sequence genome encodes these proteins:
- the LOC114373085 gene encoding mitogen-activated protein kinase kinase kinase 17-like: protein MGSSWIRGKCVGKGAFGTVSVALRKRDDQTQIFAVKSVDLKTGLPGQLEALENEIRILQRMSSPHVVTFLGDDATCEQRNLHMEYMPGGTLADLDADVDEILVRHYTWCLVSALKHLHANGVVHCDVKGKNVLVGDGGKGFNCKLADFGSAAEFSGEGFPAVVPRGSPLWMAPEVVRRELQGPASDVWSLGCTVIEMITGKPPLEGNIVDTLNRIGFSGEVPEFPRRLSELGRDFLEKCLRREAWRRWSCDQLLQHPFLLPCGEIAESSPRCVLDRVDSEFAEFDHDEEEEEEETITENENRARGRIGKLAIREMVNWETEGWVVVRELASDAEPAVAVDSSEEVKDLTCPRNIRKERVERGIHLGTNSEFKNIENERVKMKMWDLGGRGWLVQCNCNHRESEASWRCQCVWKNVDKKKGIIMKMNIYRLYCKLLKSRCLFLEYLNTYLCFWAIYVDYFL, encoded by the coding sequence ATGGGTTCTTCTTGGATAAGAGGGAAGTGCGTTGGTAAGGGCGCGTTTGGCACTGTCAGTGTCGCGCTTCGCAAACGTGACGATCAAACTCAAATTTTCGCGGTGAAGTCCGTGGATTTAAAAACGGGTCTCCCGGGTCAGCTGGAGGCGTTGGAGAACGAGATTCGGATCCTCCAGCGCATGTCTTCTCCGCACGTGGTAACTTTTCTCGGCGACGACGCCACGTGCGAGCAGCGGAACCTTCATATGGAGTACATGCCAGGTGGCACGCTCGCTGACCTGGATGCTGACGTGGACGAGATTTTAGTGAGACACTACACGTGGTGCCTTGTGAGCGCTCTGAAGCACTTGCACGCAAACGGCGTCGTTCACTGCGACGTGAAGGGAAAGAACGTTCTCGTCGGAGACGGAGGGAAAGGTTTCAATTGCAAGCTCGCTGACTTCGGATCGGCGGCGGAGTTCTCCGGCGAAGGGTTTCCGGCGGTGGTGCCGCGCGGGAGTCCGCTGTGGATGGCGCCGGAGGTGGTTCGCCGGGAGTTGCAAGGTCCGGCGTCGGATGTTTGGTCGTTGGGATGCACGGTGATCGAGATGATCACCGGAAAACCGCCGTTGGAGGGGAACATTGTGGACACGCTGAACCGGATCGGGTTCTCCGGCGAGGTGCCGGAGTTTCCGAGGCGGTTGTCGGAGCTCGGAAGGGATTTTCTCGAGAAGTGTTTGAGAAGGGAAGCGTGGCGGCGGTGGAGCTGCGATCAGCTGCTGCAGCATCCGTTTTTGTTGCCGTGTGGTGAGATTGCGGAATCGTCGCCGCGGTGTGTTCTCGACCGAGTTGACTCGGAGTTCGCCGAGTTCGACCacgacgaagaagaagaagaagaagaaacgataactgaaaatgaaaaccGGGCGAGGGGTAGAATTGGAAAATTGGCGATCAGGGAAATGGTAAATTGGGAAACAGAAGGTTGGGTGGTGGTGAGGGAATTGGCTTCCGACGCGGAACCGGCGGTGGCAGTTGACAGTTCTGAAGAAGTTAAAGACTTGACATGCCCGCGAAATATTCGGAAAGAGAGGGTAGAAAGGGGAATTCATTTAGGGACAAATTcggaatttaaaaatatagaaaacgaaagggtaaaaatgaaaatgtggGATTTGGGTGGGAGGGGGTGGTTGGTGCAGTGCAACTGCAATCACAGGGAGAGTGAAGCTAGTTGGAGGTGTCAGTGTGTGTGGAAAAATGTTGATAAGAAAAAAggaataataatgaaaatgaatatttacAGGTTGTACTGTAAATTATTGAAATCACGTTGTTTGTTCTTGGAGTATCTAAAtacatatttatgtttttgGGCTATTTATGTTGATTACTTTTTATGA